Part of the Cystobacter ferrugineus genome, GCCCGGACAACCCCACACGCTCTGGGGAAGGCAGCGACTCACCGCCGGCAACGTAGCCCCGGTCGAACCCCCGGATCGTGCCGTTCCTCACCGTACTGTCGGCCGATACCCTGATGCCCTCGGAAACGCCCGTCCGCGAGCCCACGCGGCGCACGGTGTGGCCGCCGAGATCGAGGATGACGCCCTCCCCCGCGACATGAAGCGCGGGGACCTCGGTTCCCGGGCACGAGAGATCGCGGGTGAGCCGGGTGCTCGTGGTGATCGTGTCACCACATCGCACCTCGGTCCTCCCTGCAGCCCCCCCCCCGAACCGCACGGTGGCTGTTCCCGCGAGAAGCATCACCAGGCCCACCACCACGGTGACAACACCTCGTGCCTGACCCATGACGCCCCCCCGCTCCAAGGCCCCCTTGCCCCAGCCCATGGACGGTAGACACCCACCCGTCAGCGGACAAACCGTACCGGAAGGCGGATACGGGGTGACGTCCCAGACAAAATGGGACGGACGTCGCCGTGTGTGTCATTCCGGCCTGAGCGCCCGGAGCGCATCACTCCTCCACCGCGGAGTAGATCCGGGTGCGGATGTCGTTGGGCGTGTTGGAGGCCATGTCCCACAGGTTGATCATGATGATGCCCGCGAGCTTGTGCTCGGGATCGACCCAGGCGTGGCTCTTGAAGATGCCAGGCCAGAAGTAGTTGCCCACCGGGCCCTGCTCCTTCACGAGAGTGGGATCCTCCTGCACCCCGAAGCCCAGACCGAAGCCGGTGCCGAAGAAATCCGCTCGCAGGGCACCGATCTGGTTCCGGGTCATCTGCTCGACCGTCTCCCGCTTCAGGAGGTGCACGCCGCCGAGTTCACCGCCGTTGGCCATCATCTGGAGGAAGCGCGAGTAGTCGCTCGCCGTCGACACCAGCCCCGCGCCACCCGAGCGATAGGTTTTGGCGCCGGTGGTCTGGAAATCCGGCGCGTAGGAGAAGAAGCCCTCGACCACGTTGGTGCCTGTCTCGGGCACACGCTCGAGCGCCCCCGAGGAGGTGTGCCGGTACAGGGCGACCAGACGGGAGACCTTGTCCTCGGGCGGGAAGAAGGACGTGTCCTTCATCCCCAGGGGAGTGAAGATGCGCTCCTGGAAGAAGCGGTCCAGCGGCACTCCGGAGACCTGCTCGACGAGGTAGCCGAGGAGATCCGTGTTGAGGCCGTAGGTGAAGGCCGCGCCCGGCTGATGCTCGAGCGGCAGCGAGGCCAGGGCACGCGACTGGTCCGCGAGCGTCCACGAGGTGTGCTCGAAGCCGTCGACGATGCCGGCCTTCTGGTAGACGAACGCTCCTGACTCAATGAAAGACGGGGGCATTCCATTCGTCTTCGCTCGTCTCCGCCACCGGAAAGTCCGCAATGTTGGCCGAGCGGCGTGCTCCGGCACCAGCGAGCAATAGCCATCCGGTGCGCGGCGGCGCATATCGTGCGAGCCCCAGGGAATAGCTCCCGGCTTCGCCAGGCGACCGAGGCCAGGCTCACCTTCGCGCTCCATCCCGAGCAAGCACCCATCGTGCGTCATCCCCTCTCTCCGGGCAGTCGCGACCCGTTGCCATGCCAGCCGCTGTCCGGGGAGCGGCGAGGGAGTCCTGACACCCATGCGACTCACGTTCCTTGAATCCTTCAAGTGGGGTGCGCGACCGCTCGCACTGCTCTTCCTGTTGGCCGTGGCCCTACCAATAGCCTGTCAATCCAACGCTCCACCGGGCGAGCCACCGGCACCGCAAACGCGGCCCTTGCGGAACAGCACCGCCTGGGTCTTCCTCCGCCAGAAGGTGGATCTGAGCCCGGCCTTCGGGATGAAGGATTGGAACGCGCGCGGACGCTTCGTCGTGGAACAGCTCCAGTCCGCGGCCCGGACCAGCCAGAGCGGTCTCCGCAACGAGCTGCGGAGCAAGGGCGTGGAGCACCAGTCCTACTGGCTGCTCAACGTCATCCGCGTGAAAGCAGACGACGAGACCCTCAAGGCGTTGGCCCGGCGGCCCGACGTCGAGCGCATCCTCCAGGAAGAGACGTACCGCATTCCAACGCCGCGCCCCGGGATGAAGCTGCAACCCACTCCCGGAGCCATCGAGTGGAACATCGCCCGCATCCGCGCCCCCGAGGTCTGGTCCACCTTCGGCATCCGCGGCGAGGGCATCGTCATCGGCAACATCGACACCGGCGTCCAGTTCGATCACCCCGCGCTGGCCCGGCAATACCGCGGGCGCCTTCCGGACGGGACCCTGGATCACAACTACAACTGGTTCGATCCCACCCAGGTCTGCGGCAACCCCTCGCTGGCGCCCTGCGACAACATCGGCCACGGCACGCACACCATGGGCACCATGGCGGGGGATGATGACGGCGGCAACCAGATTGGCGTGGCGCCGGGCGTGCGGTGGATAGCCGCCAAGGGCTGTGCAGATTTGAGCTGCTCGCCCGAGGCGCTGCTGGCCGCTGGCCAGTGGATGCTCGCCCCCACGGATCTGAGCGGCAACAACCCGCGGCCGGACCTGCGGCCGCACATCATCAACAACTCGTGGGGAGACGGACCGACGGATCCCTTCTTCCAGCCCATCGTGCAGGCCTGGGTCGCCGCGGGCATCTTCCCCGTCTTCTCCGTCGGCAACCCCCAACCGGCCACCTGTGGCAGCGTGGGCGTGCCGGCCGCGTACCCCGAGAGCTACGGGGTCGGCGCCTTCGACAGCAACGGGAACATCGCCTCCTTCTCCGCCCGGGGCCCCTCGGCTTTCGAGGGCCTCACCCGGCCCGACATCACCGCGCCCGGCGTGGACATCCGCAGCAGCGCGCCGGGCAACGGCTACGAGTCCCGCAGCGGCACCTCCATGGCGGCGCCTCACGTGGCGGCCACGGTGGCGCTGATGTGGTCCGCGGCCCCGTCGCTGATGGGAGACGTGGAGACCACCCGCGCGCTGCTCGATGCGTCGGCGGTGGACCGGGAAGATCTGAGCTGCGGAGGCACTCCGGGGGACAACAACGTCTGGGGGGAGGGCCAGCTCGACGCCCTCGCTGCCGTGGAGCGCGCTCCCATCGGCCCCACCGGCATCGTGAACGGCGTGGTGACCGATGCGTCCACCGGCGCCCCCCTGGCCGGCGCGCGGATCGTGGCCGAAGGGCCCTTCCCACGGGAAACGCTCACGGATGCGGAGGGCCGGTATTCCCTGACGCTCCCGGTGGGGACGTACCGCGTCTCCGCCACCTACTTCGGCTACGAGCGCCAGAGTGTGGAGGGGGTGGTGGTGACCGAGGGCGGCGTCACCCGCCTGGACTTCGCGCTGCGCCCGGTGCCGGTGCATACCGTCTCGGGGCGAGTGCTCGACACCACCGGAGCCCCCATCGCCTTCGCCCGCGTCACCCTCCTGGGCACTCCCCTGCCCCCCACCCTCACCGACGCGGCCGGCACCTGGCGCTTCGAGGGCGTGCCGGAGGGCGAGTACGACGTGCAGGTGGAGGCGGGCGGCTGCTTCCTGCCACGCACCGAGCACCTGATCGTGGACGGCGACGAGTCGTTGGACCTGGTGCTGGAGTCCCGGACAGACGCCTACGGCTACTCCTGCCGGTACGAAGCGCCGGCCTATATCGAAGCCACCACGCCCCTGCCGCTCAGCGGTGATGACAGCACGCTCCAGGTGCAACTGCCCTTTGCATTCACCTTCCATGGCCAGACGTACGGCACCGCCTACGTCACCACCAATGGCAACCTGAACTTCCTCGCGCTCAATGGGAGCTTCTTCAACGAGGCCCTCCCCAGCCCGAATCCACCCAACGCCGCCATCTATGCCCTCTGGGACGATCTGATCGTCGACGGAGCGTCCAGCGTGCTGACGCAGGCGCGGGGCACAGCCCCCGAGCGCGAGTTCGTCATCGAGTGGCGCAACGTGGCCTTCCT contains:
- a CDS encoding serine hydrolase domain-containing protein is translated as MPPSFIESGAFVYQKAGIVDGFEHTSWTLADQSRALASLPLEHQPGAAFTYGLNTDLLGYLVEQVSGVPLDRFFQERIFTPLGMKDTSFFPPEDKVSRLVALYRHTSSGALERVPETGTNVVEGFFSYAPDFQTTGAKTYRSGGAGLVSTASDYSRFLQMMANGGELGGVHLLKRETVEQMTRNQIGALRADFFGTGFGLGFGVQEDPTLVKEQGPVGNYFWPGIFKSHAWVDPEHKLAGIIMINLWDMASNTPNDIRTRIYSAVEE
- a CDS encoding carboxypeptidase regulatory-like domain-containing protein, with amino-acid sequence MRNSTAWVFLRQKVDLSPAFGMKDWNARGRFVVEQLQSAARTSQSGLRNELRSKGVEHQSYWLLNVIRVKADDETLKALARRPDVERILQEETYRIPTPRPGMKLQPTPGAIEWNIARIRAPEVWSTFGIRGEGIVIGNIDTGVQFDHPALARQYRGRLPDGTLDHNYNWFDPTQVCGNPSLAPCDNIGHGTHTMGTMAGDDDGGNQIGVAPGVRWIAAKGCADLSCSPEALLAAGQWMLAPTDLSGNNPRPDLRPHIINNSWGDGPTDPFFQPIVQAWVAAGIFPVFSVGNPQPATCGSVGVPAAYPESYGVGAFDSNGNIASFSARGPSAFEGLTRPDITAPGVDIRSSAPGNGYESRSGTSMAAPHVAATVALMWSAAPSLMGDVETTRALLDASAVDREDLSCGGTPGDNNVWGEGQLDALAAVERAPIGPTGIVNGVVTDASTGAPLAGARIVAEGPFPRETLTDAEGRYSLTLPVGTYRVSATYFGYERQSVEGVVVTEGGVTRLDFALRPVPVHTVSGRVLDTTGAPIAFARVTLLGTPLPPTLTDAAGTWRFEGVPEGEYDVQVEAGGCFLPRTEHLIVDGDESLDLVLESRTDAYGYSCRYEAPAYIEATTPLPLSGDDSTLQVQLPFAFTFHGQTYGTAYVTTNGNLNFLALNGSFFNEALPSPNPPNAAIYALWDDLIVDGASSVLTQARGTAPEREFVIEWRNVAFLSDMSQRVDFEIILSERGDIRLQYRNLSDAGFERGESATVGIENETGTVALQYSFNTPSLRDERALRFTLPPNGFVEGVVTDANNGLPLSGATVRALEGNQVVREVTTGADGRYRMQLFLGTYTLEASAPNYVTETDTVTLSTDGQVVRRDWVLRTARAELEPTVLEFIVPRGEQRTQDLTLRNMGSAPLQWALQETGGERVGVVSQRGLIRGLKYDPNSYTTREVFGGGARSGWAPTLVGDVLRSWPATGLGMAWGVGYMGNVWLSDPSGRSNHEFTVDGMTTGRNWLAPWAGEWPADMAYDAGRGLMCQVNVGGDNGIHCWEPATGNVVDSITGTFPWTVTSQRGLAYRPDDDTFYVGGWNEGIIYHVKGLSYPDRGTVISQCNSPDSTISGLAWNPSFRVLWMATNSPSDTLYELNPDTCTVVATLAHPTPGHSGGGLEMDERGNLWMVNQRTSQVYLIESGVPAFTDVPWLSESPERGRLAVGREQRIAVTADASDLDPGIYHATLYLQSNSGREPTLQVRVVLIVPEYYQGVNVGDGSYVDRAGNLWAPDRRYARGSWGYVDSSREVRTSSAIRGTDDDPLYQTGRRGFFEYRFDGLPPGVYQLDLRFAEIQDERRRERVFDVVAEQTLLLPAHDIAGEVGRLKADDHGFFLEVTDGQLNLRFIPREGFGEPLVNALRIIHRPDR